One window from the genome of Myxocyprinus asiaticus isolate MX2 ecotype Aquarium Trade chromosome 30, UBuf_Myxa_2, whole genome shotgun sequence encodes:
- the LOC127420785 gene encoding P2X purinoceptor 7-like, protein MPSEIENICCKEIQKVVKRMKQVPDPSTCMVHHPGFEANCLNPYTLQNIHNIYRADYGPLRRRTEEERNHYLAYRSFVSWCWGYLGRNVRVVIPSCDVSRIHQQFPEPAGQIDGFRPPVN, encoded by the exons ATGCCCAGTGAAATCGAAAACATCTGCTGCAAGGAAATACAAAAG GTTGTAAAACGAATGAAGCAGGTTCCAGACCCTTCAACATGTATGGTACACCATCCAGGCTTTGAAGCAAACTGTTTGAATCCTTACACCTTGCAAAACATCCATAACATTTACCGAGCTGACTATGGACCTCTGAGGCGCAGAACTGAAGAAGA GCGGAACCATTATCTCGCCTATCGCAGCTTTGTCAGCTGGTGCTGGGGTTATTTAGGTCGGAATGTCAGGGTTGTCATCCCATCCTGTGATGTTAGCCGGATCCACCAGCAGTTTCCTGAACCAGCTGGACAGATTGATGGCTTTCGACCACCCGTCAACTAA